In Panicum virgatum strain AP13 chromosome 4N, P.virgatum_v5, whole genome shotgun sequence, a single window of DNA contains:
- the LOC120669439 gene encoding uncharacterized protein LOC120669439 has product MADGNAAFDLNIRLEEDDDDGFDLNNAVHLEDGGGGNIPFDPVEHGDDDGNATFDFNEHDDDDDNGGFDLNEPVHDEHANGFDLNLPLDEFGAVDFDYVQNLADHADQVVQPKHDYSDNVRQQVYQALLMRSKNGRLGKHDTTIISEQFGVKIRTSQRIWKRGSA; this is encoded by the exons ATGGCTGATGGCAACGCTGCCTTTGACCTCAACATTAGATTAGAAGAAGATGACGACGACGGCTTCGATCTTAACAATG CTGTTCATttagaggacggcggcggcggcaacattCCCTTTGACCCCGTCGAGCATGGAGATGACGACGGCAACGCTACCTTTGATTTCAACGAGcatgacgatgacgacgacaacGGTGGTTTCGATCTGAACGAACCTGTACATGATGAGCATGCCAACG GATTCGATTTGAACCTACCACTAGATGAATTTGGAGCGGTTGATTTTGATTATGTACAAAACCTAGCTG atCATGCCGATCAAGTAGTCCAACCGAAGCATGACTATTCTGATAATGTTAGACAACAAGTGTACCAAGCACTTTTGATGAGAAGCAAGAATGGGCGTCTAGGTAAGCACGATACAACAATTATTTCTGAGCAATTTGGAGTAAAGATTAGAACATCGCAGCGCATATGGAAGAGAG GGTCTGCTTAG